GGCTTCGTCGGCCAGTTTCACTTCCCCCTGCAGCCCGCGCTCATCCTCGACCGCCCGGTCAACCAGAGTGCCGATGTCGGCGGGCTCCAGGGCTTCGAGCTTGACCACCACCGAGCGCGAGAGTAGGGGCGAAATCACCGAAAAACTGGGGTTCTCTGTGGTCGCAGCCACTAAGGTCACGTCCCGGTTTTCCACTGCCGGCAGGAGGGCATCTTGCTGGGACTTGGAAAAACGGTGTACTTCGTCAATAAACAGTACGGTCTCCTGCCCCTGGGCCACCAGGCGCTCGTGAGCCCCGGAGAGCACCTCCCGCAGCTCCTTCACCCCGGAAGTCACCGCGGACAGCTCCTGAAAAGCGCGGCCTGACTGCCGGGCGACGATATAGGCCAGCGTGGTTTTGCCCACGCCTGGGGGGCCGAAGAGAATCACTGAAGAGGGCGCGGTCAGTTTCTGCTGGCTGCTGGCACCGGCCCTAGCCAGACGCTCCAAGGGCGTGCCCGGCCCGATGGCCTTAGCCTGACCGACAACCTCCTGAAGGCTCCTAGGCCGCATTCGCACCGCCAGGGGCAGCGTGTGCTCGTCGGGCATATCGGCCGCCGCAAACAAATCATCCGCCATCTGCACTCCCCTCTGTACTTCCCACACCTACTTTAAGCGATAACTCCCGCTCCTGGCAGCCGCTTGCCCCACCAGCTCACTGCCCACTGCGCCAACCTTCACAGACTGAGCAGGTCCTCAATGGGCCCCACCCGGTAGTCTGTAAAGACAACCTGACCTTCGTCTTGGGTTGCATCCAGGTCCACCAGGCCCGCCAGGCCCCAGTCATGATCACCCTCCGAGTCGTCGAAGGTCTGCTGAACCCTCCAAATATGCTCGGTGCTCTCTTTGGACTCGTCCAAGCTCAGGAACTGGGAGGAACGCGCCTGGGCGTCCGTGTTCAACCCCTCGTGAGCCTGGTAGAAGTCGTCCAGGGCATCCTCCCAGGCCCGCAGGCCGTAGCCCCAGTCGGCGTCGAGGGCTGCGAGCTCTTGGGGGCGGTCGAAGGCCACGAGCTCCACCCGGTGGAAGCAGGCGTTGCGCACCAGGAGTTCCAAGGCCCGCCGGTCAGCCACCACCTGGTCGGCTGCTGGCGGCGGTGCCTGACCCATGCCAGCGCTCTCGCCCACCTGCGGCTGCCCGGCGGCCTCCCACTCGTCCACTAGCGAGGAGTCGGTCGAGCGTACAATCAGCTTGAGCCAGGCAATCACGTCGTCTAAGCGCTCGTCCAGCTTGGCGTCCGGCACCGTGCGCGTCATGGCCCGGTAGGCGTCGGACAGGTAGCGCAAGAGCGTGCCTTCTGAACGGGAGATACCGTAGCGGCCGATGTATGAATTAAAGTCGGAGGCCGTTTCCAGCATGTCTCGCAGGACCGATTTAGGCTTGAGCTCGTAGTCGTTGGCCCAGGGCACATCCCGGCGGTACTGGTCAAAGGCCTGCCCTAAGAGCTCTTCCAGGGGCTTAGGGTAGGTGACTTCCTGGAGCTTATCCACCCGCTCCTCATAGTCCATCCCCTGGGCTTTCATCTCCTGCATGGCTGCGTCCCTGGCCTGCCGCTGCTGAGCTTTCAAGACCTGACGGGGGTCCTCCAGGGTCGCCTCCACCATCGAGATGAGGTCCATGTCATAGTCGGGCGAATCCGGGTCCAGGAGCTCAAGCGCGGCCAGAAGGAAGGGCGAGAGCGGCTGGTCCAGAGCAAAGTCCTCGGGCAAGTCCACGGTCGTGTCGTAGTCAGGCTCGCCGTTCGGACCGGAAAGCAGCTCAATCACACCGGTATCTTGCAGGGTTTGGAAGATGTCGTCGGCCCGGGCGTGCAGGTCCTCTTTCTCCGTTGGCGTCTGCAGGGAGTCGTCAATGAGCTGGTCCACCCGAGCGCGTGCGTCGCCGCCTTGCGCCACCTCGTTGAGCACCAGGGAGTGGGTGATCTTCAGCCGGGCTTTGAGCGTCTCCGGCTGGGCCTCAACCAGGTGGTCAAAGGTGGTTTGGCTCCAGGTAACGAAGCCCTCAGGGGCCTTCTTGCGTTTGACTTTCTTCAGCTTTTTCGGGTCATTGCCCGCCTTAGCCAGGGCGCGCGCGTTTTCAATCTCATACTCGGGTGCCTCGGCCACCACCAACCCCTGGGAGTCGAAGCCCATGCGGCCGGCACGACCAGCAATCTGGTGAAATTCGCGGGCGCGCAGGCGACGCATCTTCACTCCGTCGTACTTCGTTAAGGCCGTGAGCACCACCGTGTGAATAGGCACGTTAATCCCCACACCCAGGGTGTCAGTCCCGCAGATGACCGGCAGCAGGCCTTCCTGAGCCAGCTGTTCCACCAGCCGCCGGTACCGAGGCAACATGCCCGCGTGATGAATGCCTACGCCCGTGCGCAGGAGGCGGGAGAGAATCTTGCCAAAGCCTGTCGTAAACTTCGTGCCTTGAATGGCCTCTTTGATGCGTTCCCGGTCCTCCTTGCTGGAAACACCGGAGCTGGAGAGCGCCTGGGCCGTCTCCAGGGCCGCATCCTGAGAAAAGTGGACAATGTACACCGGCGTTGACCCCTCTTGGATCAGTGATTCCACCGTGGCAGCCAGGGGCGTGTCCACATACTGGTAGGACAGGGGTACGGGCCTGGGGGCGTCGGCGATCACGTCGACCGGGTTGCCGGTGTACCCTTCCAGGGCCTCGGAGATGGCCGATACGTCGCCGAGTGTGGCCGACATGAGCAGGAACTGCGTCTGTGGCAGGGTAAGCAAGGGCACCTGCCAGGCCCAGCCGCGCTCTGGGTCACCAAAGAAGTGGAATTCGTCCATAGCCACGCAGGCA
This window of the Bombiscardovia nodaiensis genome carries:
- a CDS encoding DEAD/DEAH box helicase encodes the protein MPLSSADESQSFEHQGASQASSLDQSRPAEPPVSSGSLEQYIPALGQERNLDGDQMYERFFSWVGDQGITPWPHQEEAVMSLLAGDHVILNTPTGSGKSLVALAMHFIALCTGRRSYYTAPIKALVSEKFFDLVRTLGRDNVGMITGDTHINTEAPVICCTAEILANQALREGEDARIACVAMDEFHFFGDPERGWAWQVPLLTLPQTQFLLMSATLGDVSAISEALEGYTGNPVDVIADAPRPVPLSYQYVDTPLAATVESLIQEGSTPVYIVHFSQDAALETAQALSSSGVSSKEDRERIKEAIQGTKFTTGFGKILSRLLRTGVGIHHAGMLPRYRRLVEQLAQEGLLPVICGTDTLGVGINVPIHTVVLTALTKYDGVKMRRLRAREFHQIAGRAGRMGFDSQGLVVAEAPEYEIENARALAKAGNDPKKLKKVKRKKAPEGFVTWSQTTFDHLVEAQPETLKARLKITHSLVLNEVAQGGDARARVDQLIDDSLQTPTEKEDLHARADDIFQTLQDTGVIELLSGPNGEPDYDTTVDLPEDFALDQPLSPFLLAALELLDPDSPDYDMDLISMVEATLEDPRQVLKAQQRQARDAAMQEMKAQGMDYEERVDKLQEVTYPKPLEELLGQAFDQYRRDVPWANDYELKPKSVLRDMLETASDFNSYIGRYGISRSEGTLLRYLSDAYRAMTRTVPDAKLDERLDDVIAWLKLIVRSTDSSLVDEWEAAGQPQVGESAGMGQAPPPAADQVVADRRALELLVRNACFHRVELVAFDRPQELAALDADWGYGLRAWEDALDDFYQAHEGLNTDAQARSSQFLSLDESKESTEHIWRVQQTFDDSEGDHDWGLAGLVDLDATQDEGQVVFTDYRVGPIEDLLSL